A segment of the Solea solea chromosome 14, fSolSol10.1, whole genome shotgun sequence genome:
CATCAACAGCCACCACTTTAGAGACCAGATAGCCCACATCTGCTGAACGAGGCACCATCTCACCCACCACATAGCCACCAGTCTGGACTGGGTACAGAACCTGAGGGGGGTTATCGTTCTGGTCCTTGATCAGTATCTTCACAGTCACATTACTACTGAGTGGAGGAGAACCTCCATCCTGAGCTTTGACGCGGAAGTGGAAATCTTTGATCTGCTCGTAGTCAAAAGAGCGCACTGCATGTATGACTCCACTATCAGCACTAACGGACACATATGAGGAGACTGGCACTCCGttaacagaggagtcctccAGTATGTAAGAAACACGGGCATTCTGGTTCCAGTCAGCGTCTCTGGCATTCACTGTGAATATAGACAGACctggtgtgttgttttctaCAATGTAGGCCTCATATGAGCTCCTCTCAAAGACAGGCGCGTTGTCATTCACATCAGAGATGTGTAAGGTGAGAGTGACGCTGCTGGAGAGAGAGGGCACTCCCTCGTCAGAGCACGTCACGGTTATAGTATACTCAgaggctctctctctgtctaattCACTATTTGTTAGTATACTATAGAAATTATTTGAGGTAAACTTAATTTCAAATGGCAGgttttcatttatcaaacaatTGACTTTCCCATTGTTTTCAGAATCTGGGTCATTTACACTCATTAAAGCTACTACTGTATTTTGGGCTGAAGACTCCGGTATTGAGCCTGATGTGGATATCATATTTACTACAGGACTATTATCATTCACGTCAATTACGTCAATAATTATTTTACTGGAGTCCGAGAGTCCACCTTGATCAACCGCCTCTATATCGACGTgatagtgtttttctttttcgtaGTCTATTGTACCATCTAGTATCACCTCACCCTGACTATTAATGTGAAATAATTTTGAAACCGTGTCCATGCTATTCCCAATTACGTAGGTCACTTTTCCATTTGAGCCTTTGTCTGCATCAGAAGCACTGACCACAGTGACGACGGTTCCGTTTACGGAGTTTTCAGTAATGGTTGCTTTGTAAACGGGTTTACTAAAAACTGGGGCATTGTCGTTTATATCCAACACAGTCACACGAATCTGCATTGTTCCAGTCATTTGTGGTTCTCCTCCATCCTCCGCGGTCAAAACTAACGATATGTGTTCCTGCTCCTCTCGGTCCAAGGGTTTTTGTAAAATCATCTCTACCTTTTTGCTTCCATCTGACTGAGAATGAAGTTTAAGCAAAAAATGATCGCTCGGCTTTAGACTGTATGTCTGAAGTCCATTCTTTTCAATATCGGGATCAAACGCTTTCTCTAGCAAGAACTTGGAGCCGATGACTGCAGACTCGCTTATTTCAAATCTTCTTTCCTCCTTCTGGAATACCGGGGCGTTGTCGTTAATGTCGGTTATTTCTACAGTGACTGGGAATAACTCTAATGGGTTTTCTAGAGTAATTTGAAAATGCAAAGCACAAGGCgttgtctgtctgcacagcgactCGCGGTCAATCTTTTCTTTGACAAGGAGGACTCCCCTTTCTCTGTTGAGCTCAATATACTGAGCACTGTCTCCGGTATAAATACGAGCTTTACCCGACTTCAGTCGTCTGAGGTCTAAACCTAAATCTAGTACTACGTTAGAGACCAGAGATCCTTTCATCATTTCCTCCGGAATCGAGTAAGTAACCTGTCCGTTCACAGGACTCAGGcagaaaatggagaaaaacaacagtacTTGCCGCTTCATTGTTCGCGCTGACGCTTCTGTTGCACAGCAGATAGAGCGTGTTATTCCGTTTAGAGTATGATCCCactaattgtaaaaaaaagtgaagagaaaTATAGAcgaaaaccaaacaaagaaaaatagcaATCCGACTGAAGAGAACTATAAATGGCACCGATCGCCGAAATGTGCATTCTCCATCTGAGAGTGTGCCTCAGCATTATGCCAGAACGATGACCGGGGAGGATCTGTTACAAAAGCAACTCTCCACTGCAACACGCTGGGCAACAGCGGCCCAATGAGTTCAAATTGCGAAGGTGCATGGgaaaagcagcagcattatCATTCAAATAAGTATGTTACAATAAGAGAAAACTTACTACCACAAATAGCCTATGCAAAATATgtgaatataatatttaaaaattaagTCTGATTACCCTAATTCTTGgctattttatatttgtgtatacagtacatatatatatatatgtgtatgtgcgtgtgtgtgtgtgcaatcatTTACACGGATGCCAGAAGCTACAACAGACCAGGGAAACACATTCAAGGTAGagtgaaaaaggaaaacaaagaaaaaaccgTGGTTTTACTGTCGCTGTCCTTGGTGCTGAATGTATACCGGCTTGACTGCTTTCAACAACTTATGGGTCTCACACTACGCAAAAACTCT
Coding sequences within it:
- the LOC131472450 gene encoding protocadherin beta-16-like isoform X41, whose product is MKRQVLLFFSIFCLSPVNGQVTYSIPEEMMKGSLVSNVVLDLGLDLRRLKSGKARIYTGDSAQYIELNRERGVLLVKEKIDRESLCRQTTPCALHFQITLENPLELFPVTVEITDINDNAPVFQKEERRFEISESAVIGSKFLLEKAFDPDIEKNGLQTYSLKPSDHFLLKLHSQSDGSKKVEMILQKPLDREEQEHISLVLTAEDGGEPQMTGTMQIRVTVLDINDNAPVFSKPVYKATITENSVNGTVVTVVSASDADKGSNGKVTYVIGNSMDTVSKLFHINSQGEVILDGTIDYEKEKHYHVDIEAVDQGGLSDSSKIIIDVIDVNDNSPVVNMISTSGSIPESSAQNTVVALMSVNDPDSENNGKVNCLINENLPFEIKFTSNNFYSILTNSELDRERASEYTITVTCSDEGVPSLSSSVTLTLHISDVNDNAPVFERSSYEAYIVENNTPGLSIFTVNARDADWNQNARVSYILEDSSVNGVPVSSYVSVSADSGVIHAVRSFDYEQIKDFHFRVKAQDGGSPPLSSNVTVKILIKDQNDNPPQVLYPVQTGGYVVGEMVPRSADVGYLVSKVVAVDVDSGQNAWLSYKLQKATDRALFEVGLQNGEIRTIRQVTDKDPVNQKLTVMVEDNGQPSRSATVIVNVAVADSFSEVLSEFTDFKQDKEYNDNLTFYLVLALAVVSFLFITCLVVIISVKIYRWRQSRFLYHSNLPVIPYYPPRYSDTLGGQGTLQHVYNYEVCRTTDSRKSDCKSGRAGSQNVLIMDPSSTATMQRMQSEKNILDEPDSPLEQKPPNNDWRFTQGQRPGPSGATGGPEVAMGTGPWPQPPTEAEQLQALMAAANVSEATATLGPGTMGLSTRYSPQFTLQHVPDYRQNVYIPGSTATLTSNPQQQQQQATAQQAAQQALPPPQTSAQPEPPKAAQTPASKKKSTKKEKK
- the LOC131472450 gene encoding protocadherin beta-16-like isoform X17 — encoded protein: MKRQVLLFFSIFCLSPVNGQVTYSIPEEMMKGSLVSNVVLDLGLDLRRLKSGKARIYTGDSAQYIELNRERGVLLVKEKIDRESLCRQTTPCALHFQITLENPLELFPVTVEITDINDNAPVFQKEERRFEISESAVIGSKFLLEKAFDPDIEKNGLQTYSLKPSDHFLLKLHSQSDGSKKVEMILQKPLDREEQEHISLVLTAEDGGEPQMTGTMQIRVTVLDINDNAPVFSKPVYKATITENSVNGTVVTVVSASDADKGSNGKVTYVIGNSMDTVSKLFHINSQGEVILDGTIDYEKEKHYHVDIEAVDQGGLSDSSKIIIDVIDVNDNSPVVNMISTSGSIPESSAQNTVVALMSVNDPDSENNGKVNCLINENLPFEIKFTSNNFYSILTNSELDRERASEYTITVTCSDEGVPSLSSSVTLTLHISDVNDNAPVFERSSYEAYIVENNTPGLSIFTVNARDADWNQNARVSYILEDSSVNGVPVSSYVSVSADSGVIHAVRSFDYEQIKDFHFRVKAQDGGSPPLSSNVTVKILIKDQNDNPPQVLYPVQTGGYVVGEMVPRSADVGYLVSKVVAVDVDSGQNAWLSYKLQKATDRALFEVGLQNGEIRTIRQVTDKDPVNQKLTVMVEDNGQPSRSATVIVNVAVADSFSEVLSEFTDFKQDKEYNDNLTFYLVLALAVVSFLFITCLVVIISVKIYRWRQSRFLYHSNLPVIPYYPPRYSDTLGGQGTLQHVYNYEVCRTTDSRKSDCKSGRAGSQNVLIMDPSSTATMQRMQSEKNILDEPDSPLEQKPPNNDWRFTQGQRPGPSGPHMPYGTHIRWTPKSGKRATGGPEVAMGTGPWPQPPTEAEQLQALMAAANVSEATATLGPGTMGLSTRYSPQFTLQHVPDYRQNVYIPGSTATLTSNPQQQQQQATAQQAAQQALPPPQTSAQPEPPKAAQTPASKKKSTKKEKK